In Gemmatimonadales bacterium, the DNA window ACGGACTTCGGTGGCGATCATGGCCAGCTCGTCAAAGGTCCAAGATTCGGCAAGATAAGAAGTTACGCCGCTCAGCGCCAGTAGTGCTTCGGCTCCTCGCCGGCCAGGATCCGTCGGAGCGGCGCCCGCAGCCGCTCGAGCAGGAGCGCGCAGACCGGGAGCGAGCCGAGGGCGAATGGCCATCCCGCGAGGAGCCCGATGACCACGGGGAACAGCAAGGTCGCGGCCGCACTACCCGCCGCGACAAAGCCCGACGTGACGTAGCCTATCCCCCACAGCACGGCCCACACCGGCACGGCGATCGGAGTCACGACGGTGAGCGCGCCCGCGGCCACCGCCAGGCCCAGCTCGTCCCGCGCCGAGGGCCAGAACGGCCACTGGTGCCCGGCGACGACAGCAGTGGCGACCATCGACTGTGCGTACGGATTGGCGCTCGACCCGATCAAGCTCATCGCTACCGCGCCCTTGAGCACGTCGGCGACAATGAGTGCCGCGCGGACCCAAGGCGGAGAAACGCCCGCCTCGCGCGCGGGTGGCAGGAGGCGGGCGATGGGGAGCGATCCTACGAGGTAGGACGCCAGCGCCGGCCCGACGATGCGGATCAAAAGGTCCTCTGCCCTCCGGCCAGGATCTCGTTCAGCGCGTCGGTGAAATGCGGCGTGGACTTGGCGACCTCCGCGCCGACCTGCATCGCGTACTCCTCGTAGCTCTTCTTGATCTCCTCGGCGAAGATGTCCTTCAGGGTCCCGTCCTTCAGGCCCTGAGCGCGCTTCGCGGGATGATAGGAGATCATGTCCGAGATCAGCGCGCGTGCCAGACGCCGAGCCTTGACCTGCGGATCCTGCACCAGGAACGGGTTGATGACCCTGCTGGGGCCGCCCGGCATGGTGGAGAGCGGCGGCACCGGGGCTGCGGGCGCGGACGCGGGCACCGCGGGCGCAGACGGCGGTCCCACCGGGCGCGGCGCAGGAGGAGCGGGTGCCGGTGCCGGAGGCGCAGCCGGCGCCGCTATCGGAGGCGGCGCTACCGCCGCGCGCGGGACGCTCACGGCCGGCAGGTCGCGAATCGTCGGCGGCTGGGCCGGCGCCACCGCGACCAGAGGGGCCATGACCGGTCGCGGTGCGACCGGCGGGGCCATGACCGGTCGCGGTGCGGCCGGCGGGGCCATGAACGGAGGCGCCGGTGCGACCAGTGGCGACTGGGGACTCGAAGGCCGGAGCGGCGGCGCGGCCACCGGAGCCATCGAGGGCGGAGGCGGCGCGGGCGGAGCGGCCACTACGGGAGGCGGAGCCGGCGATACCGGCAGGGCGGCCGAAGCGGCTGGGGCCGCGGCCATGGCGACCGCCGAAGCCCCGTTCGCGTTCACCGGAAAGACCGTTCGGCACACCGAACAGCGGGCGCGCACCCCGCCCGCCGGCACCTTGGCCGGATCGACGCGGAAGACGGTCTGACACGCAGGACAGGTCGCGTTCATCGATCAGCTTTCCTTGCCAAGCTCGGGGTCCTGGCGCCGATCGACGACAAACACCGAACCCGGAAGCGTCTTAGCATAACTCTTCATTTCGGTCGCCAGCCCGCTCACCTGCGCCGGGTGCGTGAAACGCCGGCGCTCGTTCGTGACGATCCCGATGGACAGCGTCATATACGGGACCTTGTGCAGCTGGCCGCGACGGTCCTTCCCGAAGAAGTACCCCGCCCGTCGGTCCTGCTCCGAGTACTGCAGCGGGATCAGCAGGTCGAACACCGTGATTATCTCGCTGCAGCATGGGTCGGTCATCTCGAGGGACAATATGACGATGAAGTCGTCGCCGCCGATGTGTCCCACGAATCCCTCCTGCCCGCACAGCCCCTTCACGACGTCGTGAAGGATGCGCGACAGCAGCAGGATGACGCGGTCCCCGTCGTTGTACGAGTACCGATCGTTGTACTCCTTGAAGTGGTCCAGGTCCGCGTAGCACACCGCGAACTCCCGGCCGCTGTCCATGCGCCGCTTGATGTCGCGCTCGATCTCGTTGGTGCCGGGGAGGCGCGTGGACGGATGCACGCTCACGTTGCGCTCGGTGCGCGTGAGCAGGACGTCCAGCCGCGCGCGCTGTTCCTCCGGATCGAAGAGCGGCGTGAGGACTTCGTCCGCGCCCGCGCGGAAGGCCTCGTGCACCCGCGGCTCCACGTGCGCGTCCTCCAGGAACGCGACGGGGACGATCGCCGTGTAGGCGTCGGCCTTGAGGCGGCGACAGAGCCCGAGGCCCGGCGCCACGTCCCCGTTCCCGTCCACCAGCACCATGGCAGGGAGCGCGCGTAGCGTCATGGCCTCGATCTGGGCCGCGTCGCCGACCGCCAGCGAGGGGAATCCCTTCCCCGTTAGCCAGCCCGCCACCAGTGGCGGCATCGGGCGACCGGCGGACGAAAAGAAGATTACCGTGGGCCTGGTTCGCACCGAACTCCTCTCGCAAAGTGCGAGAAGATAGCAACTTAGCCCGCTTCGCAGGAGGTGTCAAATGAAAAAGGCGACCACCGCGAGCACGCCGTACAGCCCCAGGAGCTGCACCCCCTCGAACCAATTCGACTTCCCGTCGAGCGCGACGAACGCAACGGCGATGCTGGTCAGGCCGAGCGCTGCCACCTCGAAACTGGTGAAGGCGAAGTCCATCCGGCGGCCCATCAGGTGACCGGCGCCCACCAGGAGCGGCGCTACGAACAGCGCCACCTGCGTGGATGAACCGGTCGCGATCTGGAACGCCAGCTCCATCTGGCCCTTCCGAGCGACGACCACCGCCGTAGCGTGCTCGGCGGCGTTGCCGATGATCGGGATGACGACGAGACCC includes these proteins:
- a CDS encoding diguanylate cyclase, with translation MPPLVAGWLTGKGFPSLAVGDAAQIEAMTLRALPAMVLVDGNGDVAPGLGLCRRLKADAYTAIVPVAFLEDAHVEPRVHEAFRAGADEVLTPLFDPEEQRARLDVLLTRTERNVSVHPSTRLPGTNEIERDIKRRMDSGREFAVCYADLDHFKEYNDRYSYNDGDRVILLLSRILHDVVKGLCGQEGFVGHIGGDDFIVILSLEMTDPCCSEIITVFDLLIPLQYSEQDRRAGYFFGKDRRGQLHKVPYMTLSIGIVTNERRRFTHPAQVSGLATEMKSYAKTLPGSVFVVDRRQDPELGKES
- a CDS encoding glycerol-3-phosphate acyltransferase; the protein is MIRIVGPALASYLVGSLPIARLLPPAREAGVSPPWVRAALIVADVLKGAVAMSLIGSSANPYAQSMVATAVVAGHQWPFWPSARDELGLAVAAGALTVVTPIAVPVWAVLWGIGYVTSGFVAAGSAAATLLFPVVIGLLAGWPFALGSLPVCALLLERLRAPLRRILAGEEPKHYWR